Proteins co-encoded in one Prunus persica cultivar Lovell chromosome G6, Prunus_persica_NCBIv2, whole genome shotgun sequence genomic window:
- the LOC18771925 gene encoding uncharacterized protein LOC18771925, protein MDHSDQFTTYSIFNGRDALLRWARVQGKMNNIVIVIKRSDYGGEGKRRHRVILACERSGNYKSCKSSETTGVNIGDGDDWKLEVVCGIHNHPISEYLQGHLFVGRLSEEKNALLVDMSKSLVKSRDILVTLKDRDAMNVSTMKTIYNARIRNRTKEFAGRTQMQQLLTKLSEHNYIEWHRTSSDIVIDLFWRHLINIEILRAFSHVLIMDCTYKTNRYCPTIANCGGDIY, encoded by the exons ATGGACCATAGTGATCAATTCACAACTTATTCg ATATTCAATGGTAGAGATGCATTACTTAGATGGGCTCGTGTACAAGgaaaaatgaataatattgTCATTGTAATTAAAAGGTCTGATTATGGAGGTGAGGGCAAGAGGAGACATCGAGTAATACTTGCTTGCGAGAGGAGTGGCAACTATAAGTCTTGCAAGTCTAGTGAGACAACTG GTGTCAATATTGGTGATGGGGATGATTGGAAGTTGGAGGTGGTTTGTGGAATACATAACCATCCTATTTCAGAGTATCTTCAAGGTCATTTATTTGTGGGGCGACTTTCTGAAGAGAAGAATGCCTTGTTGGTGGACATGTCTAAGAGTTTGGTGAAATCTAGAGATATTTTAGTCACCCTGAAGGATAGAGATGCAATGAATGTTTCAACTATGAAGACAATATACAATGCTAGGATTCGAAATAGAACCAAAGAGTTTGCTGGGAGAACccaaatgcaacaattgcttaCTAAGTTATCCGAACACAATTATATTGAGTGGCATAGGACATCTAGTGATATTGTAATTGACCTGTTTTGGAGACACCTTATTAATATTGAGATTTTGCGTGCATTTTCACATGTACTTATCATGGATTGCACTTATAAAACTAATAGGTATTGTCCCactattgcaaattgtggggGTGACATCTACTAA